Proteins from a single region of Dysosmobacter acutus:
- a CDS encoding response regulator transcription factor: protein MAQYGLTERELEIAGLAAQRKSSREIAEILSISVKSVNNRLNAVYEKLGLGGEGRNKRQALAKLLKNS from the coding sequence TTGGCGCAGTACGGTCTGACGGAGCGGGAGCTGGAGATTGCCGGTCTGGCGGCTCAGCGCAAGAGCAGCCGGGAGATCGCCGAAATTCTGAGTATTTCCGTGAAGTCTGTCAACAACCGCCTGAACGCCGTCTACGAGAAGCTGGGCCTGGGCGGCGAAGGGAGAAACAAGCGTCAGGCGCTGGCCAAGCTCTTAAAAAACTCATAA
- a CDS encoding AAA family ATPase, whose protein sequence is MPVKLNTTYISSALADKLSHISEYPVTSIVAPIGYGKSRAIRWWADHCQKKKSDALILRQTIVTDSLADFWRGFCRNLREWPELEKDMSALGFPADPQARQLMMELLTDALAGKSHDIFYIIDDLHFLPNPAFTSLILFLNDHLPERTHIILLSRNVIFDRAAQMKLGPRLWELNVDDLRLGETDVREYARRSGQLLNIRDVNMLASSTEGWFSMVYLKLRAYTQTGKWPENTTNIYPLIDEVLFRPLTARQREFLVRLGVPDDFTMEEAEFLWPEDDTAALLSQLTEQNAFITCTDGVYRYHNMLRSCARKKYALLPEAEQNATLARLGAWYERTGECCLAAECYEKAGRWDDLLRTVGQDRGLSFGPERLPLMRRWMANCPEECQLRHPRALLVFMLLLFYGRDIPEMRRYHALFQRSMALCTDLSRRERDQLEGEALLRLSFLCFNDISAMSAYHRQIRALIPADRNPWTQGSPSVLMLYHSKSGGLDRENAEMRECMPIYSRVASGHGSGAATIMQAETEFMRGNLTDADILCRQAEEQALEAGEYSIYTAAAVLSARLALYDQPLRGGFPSLDRAADTLRRAHQYRLLTTVELGRGWLSALLGQTEQLPAWLTAEGASMAQVFPLIEPVFQVIVGRVLLAQSQWAQAAARTPRLLRASADARFALCGMYAHLQNAVALMHLGKETATLQALQEAWSLA, encoded by the coding sequence ATGCCTGTCAAGCTGAATACAACGTATATCTCCAGTGCGCTGGCCGATAAGCTGTCCCACATTTCCGAATATCCGGTCACTTCCATCGTGGCCCCGATTGGATACGGGAAAAGCAGAGCCATCCGCTGGTGGGCAGATCATTGCCAAAAGAAGAAATCGGATGCTCTGATCCTGCGGCAGACCATCGTCACGGACTCCCTGGCGGATTTCTGGCGAGGCTTTTGCCGGAACCTCCGGGAATGGCCGGAACTGGAAAAGGATATGTCTGCTCTTGGATTTCCCGCAGATCCACAGGCGCGGCAGCTGATGATGGAATTGCTGACCGATGCTCTGGCCGGGAAGTCCCACGATATTTTTTACATCATTGATGACCTGCACTTTCTGCCGAATCCCGCGTTTACATCTCTAATCCTGTTTTTAAACGATCACCTGCCGGAGCGGACCCACATTATTCTGCTTTCCCGCAACGTGATCTTTGACCGGGCGGCACAGATGAAGCTGGGGCCCCGCCTGTGGGAACTGAATGTGGACGATTTGCGGCTCGGAGAAACGGACGTCCGGGAATATGCACGCCGGAGCGGCCAGCTTCTGAACATCCGGGATGTGAATATGCTGGCCAGCAGTACCGAGGGCTGGTTCTCCATGGTCTATCTGAAGCTGCGGGCCTATACGCAGACCGGAAAATGGCCGGAAAACACCACAAATATCTATCCGCTCATAGACGAGGTGCTGTTTCGTCCCCTGACGGCCCGTCAACGGGAATTTCTGGTTCGGCTGGGTGTGCCGGATGATTTCACGATGGAAGAGGCAGAGTTCCTGTGGCCGGAAGATGACACTGCGGCGCTGCTGAGCCAGCTGACAGAACAAAATGCCTTTATCACCTGTACCGACGGTGTGTATCGCTATCACAATATGCTGCGCTCCTGCGCCCGGAAGAAGTACGCACTGCTGCCGGAGGCGGAGCAAAACGCCACGCTTGCCCGCCTGGGAGCGTGGTATGAGCGGACGGGAGAGTGCTGTCTTGCCGCAGAGTGTTATGAAAAGGCCGGCAGGTGGGATGATCTCCTGCGGACAGTGGGACAGGACCGGGGTCTGAGCTTCGGCCCCGAGCGGCTACCGCTGATGCGCCGCTGGATGGCCAATTGCCCGGAGGAATGTCAGCTGCGCCATCCGCGGGCGCTTCTGGTATTCATGCTGCTGCTCTTTTACGGCCGGGACATCCCGGAAATGCGGCGGTATCACGCACTGTTTCAGCGCAGCATGGCCCTTTGCACCGACCTTTCCCGGCGGGAGCGGGATCAGCTGGAGGGAGAGGCCCTGCTGCGCCTGTCTTTCCTGTGCTTCAACGACATTTCCGCCATGAGCGCCTATCACCGGCAGATCCGCGCCCTGATCCCTGCGGACCGCAACCCATGGACGCAGGGCTCACCTTCCGTTTTGATGCTCTATCACAGCAAGAGCGGCGGCCTTGACCGGGAGAATGCCGAGATGCGGGAATGCATGCCTATTTACAGCCGCGTTGCCAGCGGACATGGCAGCGGCGCGGCGACCATCATGCAGGCCGAAACGGAATTTATGCGGGGGAACCTGACCGACGCCGATATTCTCTGCCGCCAGGCGGAGGAACAGGCGCTGGAGGCGGGAGAATACAGCATTTATACGGCCGCCGCCGTTCTCTCCGCCCGGCTGGCGCTGTATGACCAGCCGCTCCGGGGCGGCTTTCCGAGCCTGGACCGGGCGGCGGACACCCTGCGCCGCGCCCATCAGTACCGTTTGCTGACCACCGTGGAACTGGGCCGGGGATGGCTCAGCGCCCTGCTGGGGCAGACGGAGCAGCTTCCCGCGTGGCTGACGGCGGAAGGCGCCAGCATGGCACAGGTGTTCCCGCTGATCGAGCCGGTCTTTCAGGTGATCGTGGGCCGCGTGCTGCTGGCGCAGAGCCAGTGGGCCCAGGCAGCGGCCCGGACGCCCCGGCTGCTCCGAGCCAGCGCCGATGCCCGGTTCGCCCTGTGCGGCATGTATGCCCATCTGCAAAACGCCGTGGCGCTGATGCATCTCGGAAAGGAAACGGCCACACTGCAAGCGCTTCAGGAGGCCTGGTCCCTGGCGTAG
- a CDS encoding tyrosine-type recombinase/integrase, whose product MRIKIQQVGIYETLVAQLDRIFRHNRQGSFHTKRRYYEAMKRFCAYLADVYHLQKLSNISGKHLVSYVIYLQDTGKSASTIKTDLAAIRFFHDKMDHKYTLPSNDELGITLERRRFGQDDRTWSMTEFNKMLGKALAIDRYDFILALYLARYAGLRIHECFRIDTATAERALRENAITIKGKGGKVRTVPINEQIAIAMRKQLERTPRGHKLLVPDDMPTDRAINHLQFFIMRHRDEVRDVDSDRPMTFHGLRHTYAAEKYQELVDSGKGPLDAHFEVSRLLGHERPDVTNIYLASVRKSDKHEQ is encoded by the coding sequence ATGAGGATCAAAATTCAACAAGTCGGCATTTATGAGACACTAGTTGCACAGTTGGATCGTATTTTCCGCCACAATCGCCAAGGCAGCTTTCATACGAAGCGGCGTTATTATGAGGCCATGAAGCGATTCTGTGCCTACTTGGCCGATGTGTATCATCTGCAGAAGCTGTCCAACATCAGCGGCAAGCATCTGGTCAGTTATGTGATCTATCTGCAGGATACCGGTAAATCGGCCAGTACCATCAAAACGGATCTGGCAGCCATTCGGTTTTTCCATGACAAAATGGATCACAAGTACACTCTGCCTTCCAACGACGAGTTGGGCATCACACTGGAACGCCGCAGGTTCGGACAGGATGACCGCACCTGGAGCATGACGGAGTTCAACAAGATGCTGGGCAAGGCATTGGCGATTGACCGCTATGACTTCATCCTTGCACTTTACCTGGCCCGGTATGCTGGCCTGCGTATCCACGAGTGCTTCCGCATCGACACCGCCACGGCAGAGCGGGCGCTTCGGGAGAACGCCATCACCATCAAGGGCAAGGGCGGCAAAGTGCGGACTGTCCCCATCAATGAGCAGATTGCCATTGCCATGCGGAAGCAGTTGGAGCGCACGCCACGGGGACATAAGCTGCTGGTGCCCGATGACATGCCCACGGATCGGGCTATCAACCATCTGCAATTCTTCATCATGCGGCACCGGGATGAAGTGCGGGATGTGGATTCCGACCGTCCTATGACCTTCCACGGACTTCGCCATACCTATGCGGCGGAGAAGTACCAGGAGCTGGTCGACAGCGGCAAGGGCCCTCTGGACGCCCATTTTGAAGTCTCCCGCCTGCTGGGCCATGAGCGGCCGGATGTGACTAATATCTATCTGGCCTCCGTGAGAAAGAGTGACAAGCATGAGCAGTAA
- a CDS encoding helix-turn-helix domain-containing protein yields the protein MSSNYHSFEELPLTLRVEDLMPILGIGRNTAYELVRSGKIRSIRIGRQLRIPKDAIQDYLAQR from the coding sequence ATGAGCAGTAATTACCACTCTTTCGAGGAACTCCCTCTGACCCTCCGGGTAGAGGACCTGATGCCCATTCTCGGCATTGGGCGGAATACGGCTTATGAGTTGGTGCGTTCCGGAAAGATCCGCAGCATTCGCATCGGGCGTCAGCTGCGTATCCCCAAAGATGCTATACAGGACTACTTAGCTCAGCGTTAA
- a CDS encoding site-specific integrase, which yields MKRNKKNAQGAGTIRKRSDGRWEARFTIGFDPVNGKQKQKSIYGKTQKEVREKLAQVTVEIDEGTYIEPCQMTLEEWMTIWLAEYMGDKKWSTIKHYKAQVKSHILPALGHYPLSQLNPHIIQAFDNALLRGTGKEKPLTPKSVRNVHGVLRKCLAVAVQLEYIRRNPAEPVILPRVEKKIIKPLTDEEVQKMICAAGDDGFGTLFKVVVFTGLRLGEALGLTWDCVDFTKRRLTIDKQLQKRPIADGGFVFASLKNDKVRVVAPAPYVLDLLKEWEQRQKEWRLKCGPEWQGWKNEKERRTALVFTNEFGGHLHPQTVYNHFKKLAISVGAPNARVHDLRHTYAVLSLQNGDDVKTVQGNLGHATAAFTLDVYGHVSERMKEDSANRMQRYIEGLR from the coding sequence ATGAAGCGCAATAAGAAAAATGCGCAGGGAGCAGGGACCATCCGCAAGCGTTCTGATGGTCGGTGGGAAGCACGATTTACAATCGGCTTCGATCCCGTCAACGGAAAGCAGAAGCAAAAATCAATTTATGGAAAGACGCAGAAAGAGGTCCGGGAAAAGCTCGCGCAGGTCACGGTTGAGATCGATGAAGGGACCTATATAGAACCCTGTCAGATGACGCTGGAAGAATGGATGACCATTTGGCTGGCGGAATATATGGGCGATAAAAAATGGTCCACCATCAAGCACTACAAGGCTCAGGTAAAATCCCACATTCTCCCGGCTCTGGGGCATTATCCACTATCTCAGCTGAATCCACACATCATCCAGGCGTTTGATAACGCATTGCTGCGGGGAACCGGGAAAGAGAAGCCCCTGACGCCCAAAAGCGTACGCAACGTACACGGTGTCCTGCGCAAGTGTCTGGCCGTGGCTGTGCAGCTGGAGTATATCCGCCGCAATCCCGCAGAGCCGGTGATCCTGCCACGGGTAGAGAAGAAGATCATCAAGCCGCTGACAGATGAAGAAGTACAGAAGATGATCTGCGCCGCAGGTGACGATGGCTTCGGGACACTGTTCAAAGTTGTGGTATTTACAGGGCTCCGGCTCGGTGAGGCGTTAGGCCTGACCTGGGACTGTGTGGATTTCACCAAGCGGCGGCTGACCATTGACAAACAGCTGCAAAAGCGCCCGATTGCTGATGGCGGATTCGTTTTTGCCTCCTTGAAAAACGATAAGGTGCGTGTTGTCGCGCCGGCTCCCTATGTGCTGGATCTGCTGAAAGAGTGGGAACAGCGTCAGAAAGAGTGGCGCCTGAAATGCGGCCCGGAATGGCAGGGGTGGAAAAATGAAAAAGAGCGGCGGACCGCTCTTGTATTCACCAATGAGTTCGGCGGACATCTGCATCCCCAGACCGTATACAATCACTTCAAGAAGCTGGCGATATCTGTCGGCGCTCCCAACGCCAGGGTGCATGATCTTCGTCATACCTACGCCGTCCTGTCGCTCCAAAACGGAGATGATGTCAAAACGGTGCAGGGAAATCTGGGACATGCGACAGCGGCCTTCACGCTGGATGTCTATGGTCATGTTTCGGAACGTATGAAAGAGGATAGTGCCAACCGGATGCAGCGGTATATTGAGGGACTTCGTTAG